Proteins from one Falco naumanni isolate bFalNau1 chromosome 10, bFalNau1.pat, whole genome shotgun sequence genomic window:
- the LMO1 gene encoding rhombotin-1 isoform X3: MLSVQPKGKQKGCAGCNRKIKDRYLLKALDKYWHEDCLKCACCDCRLGEVGSTLYTKANLILCRRDYLRLFGTTGNCAACSKLIPAFEMVMRARDNVYHLDCFACQLCNQRFCVGDKFFLKNNMILCQMDYEEGQLNGSFESQVQ, translated from the exons ATGTTATCCGTGCAACccaaagggaagcagaagggcTGTGCCGGCTGCAACCGGAAGATCAAGGACCGGTACCTGCTGAAGGCTCTGGATAAGTATTGGCATGAAGACTGTCTAAAGTGTGCCTGCTGTGACTGTCGTCTTGGAGAGGTTGGATCAACTCTTTACACAAAAGCAAATCTCATTCTTTGCCGCAGAGATTACCTGAG GCTCTTTGGTACCACCGGGAATTGTGCTGCCTGCAGTAAACTGATCCCTGCCTTTGAGATGGTGATGAGGGCCAGAGATAATGTTTACCATTTGGACTGCTTTGCCTGTCAGCTCTGCAACCAGCG ATTCTGTGTGGGAGACAaatttttcctgaagaacaaCATGATCTTGTGTCAGATGGACTATGAGGAAGGGCAGCTGAATGGGAGCTTCGAGTCCCAGGTTCAATAA
- the LMO1 gene encoding rhombotin-1 isoform X1, with amino-acid sequence MMVLDKEDGVPMLSVQPKGKQKGCAGCNRKIKDRYLLKALDKYWHEDCLKCACCDCRLGEVGSTLYTKANLILCRRDYLRLFGTTGNCAACSKLIPAFEMVMRARDNVYHLDCFACQLCNQRFCVGDKFFLKNNMILCQMDYEEGQLNGSFESQVQ; translated from the exons GTGTGCCGATGTTATCCGTGCAACccaaagggaagcagaagggcTGTGCCGGCTGCAACCGGAAGATCAAGGACCGGTACCTGCTGAAGGCTCTGGATAAGTATTGGCATGAAGACTGTCTAAAGTGTGCCTGCTGTGACTGTCGTCTTGGAGAGGTTGGATCAACTCTTTACACAAAAGCAAATCTCATTCTTTGCCGCAGAGATTACCTGAG GCTCTTTGGTACCACCGGGAATTGTGCTGCCTGCAGTAAACTGATCCCTGCCTTTGAGATGGTGATGAGGGCCAGAGATAATGTTTACCATTTGGACTGCTTTGCCTGTCAGCTCTGCAACCAGCG ATTCTGTGTGGGAGACAaatttttcctgaagaacaaCATGATCTTGTGTCAGATGGACTATGAGGAAGGGCAGCTGAATGGGAGCTTCGAGTCCCAGGTTCAATAA
- the LMO1 gene encoding rhombotin-1 isoform X2 — protein sequence MVLDKEDGVPMLSVQPKGKQKGCAGCNRKIKDRYLLKALDKYWHEDCLKCACCDCRLGEVGSTLYTKANLILCRRDYLRLFGTTGNCAACSKLIPAFEMVMRARDNVYHLDCFACQLCNQRFCVGDKFFLKNNMILCQMDYEEGQLNGSFESQVQ from the exons GTGTGCCGATGTTATCCGTGCAACccaaagggaagcagaagggcTGTGCCGGCTGCAACCGGAAGATCAAGGACCGGTACCTGCTGAAGGCTCTGGATAAGTATTGGCATGAAGACTGTCTAAAGTGTGCCTGCTGTGACTGTCGTCTTGGAGAGGTTGGATCAACTCTTTACACAAAAGCAAATCTCATTCTTTGCCGCAGAGATTACCTGAG GCTCTTTGGTACCACCGGGAATTGTGCTGCCTGCAGTAAACTGATCCCTGCCTTTGAGATGGTGATGAGGGCCAGAGATAATGTTTACCATTTGGACTGCTTTGCCTGTCAGCTCTGCAACCAGCG ATTCTGTGTGGGAGACAaatttttcctgaagaacaaCATGATCTTGTGTCAGATGGACTATGAGGAAGGGCAGCTGAATGGGAGCTTCGAGTCCCAGGTTCAATAA